From a single Streptomyces sp. NBC_00377 genomic region:
- the asnB gene encoding asparagine synthase (glutamine-hydrolyzing) has product MSGLAGWVDFERDLVPEAPTVRTMADTLSHRGPDGSGDWIEGHAALAHRRLALLDPEHGQQPAVGTADGGRPLAVAVLDGAVTNAAELRRELVGRGHRFTGHGDAEVAVRAFLEWGADFPARLEGLFALAVWDVRRQELLLVRDRLGVKPLCYVLTESGVLFGSEPKALLAHPAVRPVVDADGLRELFAHSRKPGTGVFRGMREVLPGHAMTVRRAGTGQRRYWSLPARRHEDTAEATVATVRRLLAEAVASHLRADVPVGAMLSGGIDSSALTALAARTVSETGGGTLRSFSVNFAGYAENFEPHPTMRATPDAPYAALASKHIGSDHTEILLDTAALSDPRAHAAALRSQDAPSPLGDMDVSLLLFFEALRGAGVTAVLSGETADEVFNGYFWSYDPRHSNSTTFPWVSFERGHDAAAGGLGCSLVDRNLRRELAFMEYADQHYRDALAEVPQVAGEGPAERRAREITYLALTRWAPTHLDRADRMSMAHGVQLRPPFCDRALVEYVYNVPAELKRVNGQEKSLLRAAVADLLPKQVLERPKSAYPTVQEAAYGEFVRRRFTELAKDGTTAVAPLLDTKATSAALDTAGAPSGAFAWVERASMEMVLQLDTWLTEYGVELRL; this is encoded by the coding sequence ATGAGCGGACTGGCCGGCTGGGTGGACTTCGAGCGGGACCTGGTGCCCGAGGCCCCCACCGTAAGGACGATGGCGGACACCCTGTCCCACCGGGGGCCGGACGGTTCGGGCGACTGGATCGAGGGGCATGCGGCGCTGGCACACCGGCGGCTCGCGCTGCTCGACCCCGAGCACGGGCAGCAGCCCGCGGTGGGGACGGCGGACGGCGGGCGCCCCCTGGCCGTGGCGGTCCTCGACGGCGCGGTCACCAACGCCGCGGAACTCAGGCGCGAACTGGTCGGCCGGGGGCACCGGTTCACCGGCCACGGTGACGCCGAGGTGGCGGTGCGGGCGTTCCTGGAATGGGGTGCGGACTTCCCCGCGCGGCTGGAGGGCCTGTTCGCCCTCGCCGTGTGGGACGTCAGGCGTCAGGAACTGCTCCTGGTCCGTGACCGGCTCGGGGTGAAGCCGCTGTGCTACGTCCTGACCGAGTCGGGCGTGCTGTTCGGCTCCGAGCCCAAGGCGTTGCTGGCACATCCCGCCGTCCGGCCGGTGGTGGACGCCGACGGGCTGCGCGAGTTGTTCGCGCACAGCCGCAAGCCCGGCACGGGCGTCTTCCGCGGGATGCGCGAGGTGCTGCCCGGCCACGCGATGACCGTCCGCAGGGCCGGCACCGGCCAGCGGCGCTACTGGTCGCTGCCCGCCCGACGGCACGAGGACACGGCGGAGGCCACCGTCGCCACGGTGCGCCGGCTGCTCGCCGAGGCGGTGGCCTCGCATCTGCGGGCGGACGTTCCGGTCGGCGCGATGCTCTCCGGGGGGATCGACTCCAGTGCTCTGACGGCGCTCGCCGCCCGCACGGTGTCCGAGACGGGCGGGGGTACGCTGCGGTCCTTCTCGGTCAACTTCGCCGGATACGCGGAGAACTTCGAACCGCACCCCACGATGCGCGCCACCCCCGACGCGCCCTACGCGGCCCTGGCGTCCAAGCACATCGGCAGCGACCACACCGAGATCCTGCTGGACACCGCGGCGCTCTCCGACCCGCGGGCGCACGCTGCCGCCCTGCGCAGCCAGGACGCGCCCTCCCCGCTCGGCGACATGGATGTCTCCCTGCTGCTGTTCTTCGAGGCGCTGCGTGGGGCGGGAGTCACGGCCGTGCTCTCCGGGGAGACCGCCGACGAGGTGTTCAACGGCTATTTCTGGTCGTACGACCCCCGCCACAGCAACTCGACGACGTTCCCCTGGGTCTCCTTCGAACGCGGCCACGACGCCGCCGCCGGGGGACTCGGCTGCTCGCTGGTGGACCGGAACCTGCGCCGCGAACTCGCCTTCATGGAGTACGCCGACCAGCACTACCGGGACGCCCTGGCCGAGGTGCCCCAGGTGGCGGGCGAAGGCCCCGCGGAGCGCAGGGCGCGGGAGATCACCTATCTCGCGCTGACGCGATGGGCGCCCACGCACCTGGACCGGGCGGACCGGATGAGCATGGCGCACGGCGTCCAGCTGCGTCCGCCGTTCTGCGACCGGGCGCTGGTGGAGTACGTGTACAACGTGCCGGCCGAACTGAAGCGGGTGAACGGCCAGGAGAAGAGCCTGCTGCGGGCGGCGGTGGCGGATCTGCTGCCGAAGCAGGTGCTGGAGCGGCCGAAGAGCGCGTACCCGACCGTGCAGGAGGCGGCCTACGGGGAGTTCGTGCGGCGCCGCTTCACGGAGCTGGCGAAGGACGGGACGACCGCGGTCGCCCCGCTGCTGGACACCAAGGCGACGAGCGCGGCGCTGGACACCGCGGGAGCCCCCAGCGGAGCCTTCGCCTGGGTGGAGCGGGCCAGCATGGAGATGGTGCTCCAGCTCGACACCTGGCTGACGGAGTACGGGGTGGAGCTGAGGCTGTGA
- a CDS encoding anthrone oxygenase family protein has product MVEALSVLVLLGTGLVAGVLFAVALSVMPALIAMTPERYVDTHRLLGRRYDRIMPFIVTGSIAIDVGFAIHATGTSRPLFAVAAVCMAGVAVVSQTRNVPMNRVVKRTRPQDLGPDWRDPRPAWRDWHLVRTCCAVAGCALTAAAVVMS; this is encoded by the coding sequence ATGGTGGAGGCGTTGAGTGTGCTGGTGCTGCTGGGCACCGGTCTGGTGGCGGGGGTGCTGTTCGCGGTCGCGCTGAGCGTGATGCCCGCACTGATCGCGATGACCCCGGAACGGTATGTGGACACGCACCGGCTGCTCGGCCGGCGCTACGACCGGATCATGCCGTTCATCGTCACCGGTTCCATCGCCATCGACGTGGGCTTCGCGATCCACGCCACGGGCACGTCCAGGCCGCTGTTCGCGGTCGCCGCGGTGTGCATGGCCGGGGTGGCCGTGGTGTCGCAGACCCGGAACGTTCCCATGAACAGAGTGGTCAAGCGGACCCGCCCGCAGGACCTGGGGCCCGACTGGCGGGACCCGCGGCCGGCCTGGCGGGACTGGCACCTGGTGCGGACCTGCTGCGCGGTGGCCGGCTGCGCGCTGACGGCTGCCGCGGTGGTGATGTCATGA
- a CDS encoding FAD-dependent monooxygenase encodes MAEETTDVLIVGGSMVGLAQALFLARQGIRAILVERHPEISAHPRAQAASPRTMELMRALGLEDAVRAQENPYAQYGDILQAESLAGAELGRFDGPFRHDPNDVGTTGWTLIGQDRFEPVLLARAEELGADIRFGTEMTGFEQDEDGVTAVLRDLRVDGGRGEYRVRARYLVAADGSRAPVRESLGIGHHGQGVFGGQMNVIFHADLDPYVAGRTFFLCFVNNDRVKGVLGKLGGDDSDRWVLAPSLPPGASHREFGTEDCVRLVRDAVGVADLPVEVETATSWEIAAWVADRFRCGRVLLAGDSAHVMPPTGGFGGNMGVQDAHNLAWKLTLVLRGQAGPRLLESYEEERAPVAEFTVDQGVIRYLQRSGLDEAAAARHRPETTVLFGHVYRSGAVLVEDGPDDGAPVEDPTLPSGRPGTRAPHLPLVRAGKEAPLHDLLDGDFWLLAGPEGAPWEAACAAAGAAPGISYHRVGADEPRETAEAFLSRYGVAASGAVLIRPDGFIAWRARELPAEPATALSTALDAVLSRSAV; translated from the coding sequence ATGGCAGAAGAGACGACCGACGTACTGATCGTGGGCGGCAGCATGGTGGGGCTCGCCCAGGCACTGTTCCTGGCCCGGCAGGGCATCCGCGCGATCCTCGTGGAACGCCACCCCGAGATATCCGCCCATCCCCGTGCCCAGGCGGCGAGCCCGCGCACGATGGAGCTGATGCGGGCGCTCGGACTCGAGGACGCCGTGCGCGCCCAGGAGAACCCGTACGCGCAGTACGGGGACATCCTCCAGGCGGAATCCCTCGCGGGCGCCGAACTGGGCCGGTTCGACGGGCCGTTCCGGCACGACCCGAACGACGTGGGCACCACCGGCTGGACCCTGATCGGGCAGGACCGCTTCGAGCCGGTGCTGCTGGCACGGGCCGAGGAGCTGGGGGCGGACATCCGGTTCGGCACCGAGATGACCGGGTTCGAGCAGGACGAGGACGGCGTCACCGCCGTACTGCGCGATCTGCGAGTCGACGGCGGGCGGGGCGAGTACCGGGTACGCGCCCGCTACCTGGTCGCCGCGGACGGTTCACGGGCGCCGGTGCGGGAGTCGCTGGGCATCGGTCACCACGGGCAGGGAGTCTTCGGCGGACAGATGAACGTGATCTTCCACGCCGATCTCGACCCGTACGTCGCCGGACGCACCTTCTTCCTCTGCTTCGTCAACAACGACCGGGTCAAGGGGGTGCTCGGCAAGCTGGGCGGCGACGACTCCGACCGGTGGGTGCTGGCGCCCAGCCTGCCGCCCGGGGCCAGCCACCGGGAGTTCGGGACCGAGGACTGTGTGCGGCTGGTGCGCGACGCGGTCGGGGTGGCCGATCTGCCGGTCGAGGTGGAGACGGCGACGAGCTGGGAGATCGCCGCCTGGGTGGCGGACCGCTTCCGCTGCGGCCGGGTGCTGCTCGCCGGCGACAGCGCGCACGTCATGCCGCCCACCGGGGGCTTCGGCGGCAACATGGGCGTCCAGGACGCGCACAACCTGGCCTGGAAGCTCACCCTGGTGCTGCGCGGCCAGGCGGGTCCGCGGCTGCTGGAGAGCTACGAGGAGGAGCGGGCGCCGGTCGCCGAGTTCACCGTCGACCAGGGCGTGATCCGCTACCTCCAGCGCAGCGGTCTCGACGAGGCGGCGGCGGCCCGCCACCGGCCCGAGACGACCGTCCTGTTCGGCCACGTCTACCGCTCGGGCGCCGTGCTGGTCGAGGACGGCCCCGACGACGGTGCACCCGTCGAGGACCCGACCCTCCCGTCGGGCCGGCCGGGAACCCGCGCTCCCCACCTGCCGCTGGTCCGGGCGGGCAAGGAGGCGCCGCTGCACGATCTGCTCGACGGCGACTTCTGGCTGCTGGCCGGGCCGGAGGGTGCGCCCTGGGAGGCGGCCTGCGCGGCGGCGGGCGCCGCGCCCGGCATCTCCTACCACCGGGTGGGCGCCGACGAACCCCGCGAGACGGCCGAGGCCTTCCTCAGCCGGTACGGAGTGGCGGCCTCCGGCGCCGTGCTGATCCGCCCCGACGGCTTCATCGCCTGGCGCGCCCGGGAGTTGCCGGCCGAGCCTGCGACGGCCCTGTCGACCGCGCTCGACGCGGTCCTGTCCCGTTCCGCGGTCTGA
- a CDS encoding FAD-dependent oxidoreductase: MKQEQTSVLIVGGGLTGLSAAVFLARHGVRATLVERHADTSSHPKARAINPRTMELYRAVGMEERVRAGRSPISGNTDLVHVETLAGQERVRMPNASPDDIGRISPTQWTLIDQNQLEPILRERAVEAGADVRFHTRVETVREDEEGVLVRVRDLASDTETEIRAAYVIAADGSRSPLRGMLGIGGHGRGTITNLISFFFEADLDEALRGRRIIAAYVNNPEVRGTIIPIDNDRRWVINVSFFPEQGQSAEDFTEERCVALVRAAVGVPDLQLKIESVDMPAWDISARVADAFATRRVFVAGDAAHVMPPTGAFGASTGIQDAYNLAWKLALVLSGAAGPGLLASYDAERRPVAEETVRQAMLRFAVRDGKQYKDVAADLLSEAAMTFGYRYPSGAFTAEDGDPGALVEDPEQPSARPGARAPHLVLDGPQGPQSVIDLYGDGFTLLVDGTADAWPAAVEGEAEALGVSLRTVRVGPDGHLRDPDGAFPRRYGLHPGGAVLVRPDGFVAWRTTGTAPGPHDRAAAQALRALLDRL, from the coding sequence ATGAAGCAGGAGCAGACGTCCGTCCTCATCGTCGGCGGCGGGCTGACGGGACTCTCGGCCGCGGTCTTCCTGGCCCGGCACGGGGTGCGCGCCACGCTGGTGGAGCGGCACGCCGACACCTCCTCCCACCCCAAGGCCCGCGCGATCAACCCGCGCACCATGGAGCTGTACCGCGCCGTCGGCATGGAGGAGCGGGTCCGGGCCGGACGGTCGCCCATCTCCGGCAACACCGACCTGGTGCACGTGGAGACACTGGCGGGCCAGGAACGCGTACGGATGCCGAACGCCTCGCCCGACGACATCGGACGCATCAGCCCCACCCAGTGGACTCTCATCGACCAGAACCAGCTGGAGCCGATCCTGCGGGAACGGGCTGTGGAGGCCGGTGCCGACGTCCGCTTCCACACGCGGGTCGAGACGGTCCGGGAGGACGAAGAAGGTGTCCTGGTGCGGGTCAGGGACCTCGCCTCGGACACCGAGACGGAGATCCGCGCCGCCTACGTGATCGCGGCGGACGGCAGCCGCAGCCCACTGCGCGGGATGCTCGGCATCGGCGGCCACGGTCGCGGCACCATCACCAACCTGATCAGCTTCTTCTTCGAGGCCGACCTCGACGAGGCGCTGCGCGGGCGGCGGATCATCGCCGCCTACGTCAACAACCCCGAGGTGCGCGGCACGATCATCCCCATCGACAACGACCGTCGCTGGGTCATCAACGTGTCCTTCTTCCCCGAGCAGGGGCAGAGCGCCGAGGACTTCACCGAGGAGCGCTGCGTCGCCCTGGTCCGCGCGGCGGTGGGCGTCCCGGACCTCCAGTTGAAGATCGAGTCGGTGGACATGCCGGCGTGGGACATCTCCGCCCGGGTGGCGGACGCCTTCGCGACCCGCCGGGTCTTCGTCGCCGGGGACGCCGCGCACGTCATGCCGCCGACCGGCGCGTTCGGCGCCAGCACCGGCATCCAGGACGCGTACAACCTGGCGTGGAAGCTGGCCCTGGTGCTGTCCGGAGCGGCCGGCCCCGGACTGCTGGCGAGCTACGACGCGGAGCGGCGTCCGGTGGCGGAGGAGACCGTCCGGCAGGCGATGCTGCGGTTCGCGGTCCGTGACGGCAAGCAGTACAAGGACGTCGCGGCGGACCTGCTCAGCGAGGCCGCCATGACCTTCGGCTACCGCTACCCGTCCGGCGCGTTCACGGCCGAGGACGGCGACCCGGGCGCGCTGGTCGAGGACCCGGAGCAGCCGAGCGCCCGCCCCGGCGCCCGCGCCCCGCACCTGGTCCTGGACGGCCCCCAGGGCCCGCAGTCGGTCATCGACCTCTACGGCGACGGGTTCACGCTCCTCGTCGACGGGACGGCGGACGCCTGGCCGGCTGCGGTCGAGGGCGAGGCCGAGGCGCTCGGCGTCAGCCTCAGGACGGTCCGTGTGGGACCCGACGGGCATCTGCGCGACCCGGACGGCGCGTTCCCCCGGCGCTACGGCCTCCACCCCGGCGGCGCCGTGCTCGTCCGCCCCGACGGATTCGTCGCCTGGCGCACCACCGGCACGGCCCCGGGCCCCCACGACCGCGCCGCCGCCCAGGCCCTGCGGGCGCTCCTGGACCGCCTGTAA
- a CDS encoding methyltransferase, which yields MTTTEDPTTTAAAVDPGPLIKLTIADCAAKVLHSAVSLGVFAALADGPRDADHVVRRTGMHSRMAPDFLDALAGLGLLERSDGRYRNSLLAQAYLVPDSTSYLGGFVELTNETLYGTWGRLTEALRTGEPQHLDPDKGGFVGNRHQDPAKMKRFLAGLDAYSDRMGAELARRVDWSRHTSFTDLGGARGNLAAVLAQAHPHLRATCFDLERTRPLFTEHIAGLALGDRVSFVGGDFFADPLPGADVFVLGHILHGFDTERRRTLLGRVFDALNPGGTIVVYDRMIDDDRSDPERLLSSLHMRLVSPDGSEYRIADCQEWLRDAGFADGAAEPLLGTHTLVTAHKEAAA from the coding sequence GTGACGACGACCGAGGACCCGACCACGACGGCAGCGGCGGTCGACCCGGGCCCGCTCATCAAACTGACCATCGCCGACTGCGCCGCGAAGGTACTGCACAGCGCCGTGTCGCTCGGCGTGTTCGCCGCGCTCGCCGACGGCCCCCGCGACGCGGACCACGTGGTTCGGCGCACCGGCATGCACTCCCGCATGGCGCCCGACTTCCTCGACGCCCTGGCGGGGCTCGGCCTGCTGGAGCGCAGCGACGGCCGGTACCGCAACTCCCTGCTGGCGCAGGCGTACCTCGTGCCGGACTCCACCTCCTACCTCGGCGGGTTCGTCGAACTCACCAACGAGACCCTGTACGGGACCTGGGGCCGTCTCACCGAGGCGCTGCGCACCGGCGAACCCCAGCATCTCGACCCCGACAAGGGCGGCTTCGTCGGGAACCGGCACCAGGACCCCGCGAAGATGAAGCGGTTCCTGGCCGGGCTCGACGCGTACAGCGACCGGATGGGCGCCGAGTTGGCCCGCCGGGTCGACTGGAGCCGGCACACCTCGTTCACCGACCTCGGCGGAGCCCGCGGCAACCTCGCCGCCGTCCTCGCCCAGGCCCACCCCCACCTGCGGGCGACCTGCTTCGACCTGGAGCGCACCCGGCCCCTCTTCACCGAGCACATCGCCGGCCTGGCGCTCGGCGACCGGGTGTCCTTCGTCGGCGGGGACTTCTTCGCCGACCCGCTGCCCGGGGCGGACGTGTTCGTGCTCGGTCACATCCTGCACGGGTTCGACACCGAGCGGCGGCGCACCCTCCTCGGCCGGGTCTTCGACGCGCTCAACCCGGGCGGCACGATCGTGGTCTACGACCGCATGATCGACGACGACCGCAGCGATCCCGAGCGGCTCCTGAGCAGTCTGCACATGCGGCTGGTCAGCCCCGACGGTTCCGAGTACCGGATCGCGGACTGCCAGGAGTGGCTGCGCGACGCCGGGTTCGCCGACGGCGCCGCCGAGCCGCTGCTCGGTACCCACACCCTCGTGACGGCCCACAAGGAGGCAGCAGCATGA
- a CDS encoding MDR family MFS transporter codes for MSSPPTESHNPGAGAAPDTRIKIVIAACMLTIFLAMLDAQIIATALPRIVGDLGDLDLFAWVTTAYIIASSVTTPIYGKLGDLYGRKKVFVVAIVLFLAGSAVSGAAQSMEQLIVFRVVQGIGAGGLFVSVLAIIGELFSPREGAKYFNLFGIVFAAAALAGPAVGGLLTDLLSWHWVFLINLPLGLIVLVLITSFLHLPPKARRAQIDYPGFITLSLAIVALTLLASWGGAKYDWTSPQILGLGVAAVVMGALFLAVERRAAEPVIPLHLFRDSTFSVSAAVSFMAGVVFLGAVNFLALYVQVVTGASPTMSGVVLLPMMFGLVASSVVSGRIITQTGRYKWYPVMSMTVGIVGALLFSTMDVDTPRAVVIAYMLLFGIAAGLNMQVLTMAAQNTAPRDDIGAVHATVSFSRQLGSTIGISVFASLFYDRLTRELADRVPAGALNGIDQDALSSQEVLDRLSAPVRDAVEQAYVAALNPVFLAAVPVLIVGLAVALRMKNLPLRSWDHGGHGDHGDSGGDEQAREHQPADH; via the coding sequence ATGTCATCGCCGCCGACCGAGTCGCACAACCCGGGCGCGGGTGCCGCTCCCGACACCCGCATCAAGATCGTGATCGCGGCCTGCATGCTGACGATCTTCCTCGCGATGCTCGACGCACAGATCATCGCCACCGCCCTGCCGCGCATCGTCGGCGACCTGGGCGACCTCGACCTGTTCGCCTGGGTCACCACGGCGTACATCATCGCCAGCAGCGTCACCACACCGATCTACGGAAAGCTCGGCGACCTCTACGGCCGCAAGAAGGTCTTCGTGGTCGCCATCGTGCTGTTCCTGGCGGGCTCCGCGGTCTCCGGCGCCGCGCAGTCCATGGAACAGCTCATCGTCTTCCGCGTCGTCCAGGGCATCGGAGCGGGTGGTCTGTTCGTCTCCGTGCTCGCCATCATCGGCGAGCTGTTCAGCCCGCGTGAGGGCGCCAAGTACTTCAACCTCTTCGGCATCGTCTTCGCCGCGGCCGCCCTCGCAGGACCGGCGGTCGGAGGACTCCTCACCGACCTGCTCAGCTGGCACTGGGTGTTCCTGATCAACCTGCCCCTCGGGCTGATCGTCCTGGTCCTGATCACCAGCTTCCTGCACCTGCCGCCCAAGGCACGGCGCGCTCAGATCGACTATCCCGGATTCATCACCCTGAGCCTCGCCATCGTCGCGCTGACGCTGCTCGCCAGCTGGGGCGGGGCGAAGTACGACTGGACCTCGCCGCAGATCCTCGGCCTCGGCGTCGCGGCCGTCGTCATGGGCGCGCTGTTCCTGGCCGTCGAGCGCCGGGCCGCCGAACCGGTCATCCCCCTGCACCTGTTCCGCGACTCCACCTTCAGCGTCAGCGCGGCCGTCAGCTTCATGGCCGGCGTCGTCTTCCTCGGCGCGGTCAACTTCCTCGCGCTGTACGTGCAGGTCGTCACCGGCGCCAGCCCCACCATGTCCGGCGTGGTGCTGCTGCCGATGATGTTCGGACTCGTCGCCTCCTCCGTGGTCAGCGGCCGCATCATCACCCAGACCGGCCGCTACAAGTGGTACCCGGTGATGAGCATGACCGTCGGCATCGTCGGCGCACTGCTGTTCTCCACGATGGACGTCGACACCCCGCGGGCCGTCGTCATCGCGTACATGCTGCTGTTCGGCATCGCCGCGGGCCTCAACATGCAGGTCCTGACGATGGCCGCGCAGAACACCGCTCCACGCGACGACATCGGCGCCGTGCACGCCACCGTCTCCTTCTCCCGTCAGCTCGGCAGCACCATCGGCATCTCGGTGTTCGCCTCCCTCTTCTACGACCGTCTCACCCGCGAACTCGCCGACCGCGTCCCCGCCGGCGCCCTCAACGGCATCGACCAGGACGCGCTCTCCTCGCAGGAAGTCCTCGACCGGCTCTCCGCGCCCGTGCGTGACGCGGTCGAGCAGGCCTACGTCGCCGCCCTCAACCCCGTCTTCCTCGCCGCGGTGCCGGTGCTGATCGTCGGCCTCGCCGTCGCCCTGCGGATGAAGAACCTGCCGCTGCGGTCGTGGGACCACGGGGGACACGGCGACCACGGTGACTCGGGCGGCGACGAGCAGGCCCGCGAGCACCAGCCCGCCGACCACTGA